The Panicum virgatum strain AP13 chromosome 3N, P.virgatum_v5, whole genome shotgun sequence genome includes the window TAAAGAAAAAGAGAGTTATGCACCGATCCTAAAGAGATAAGTAATACCTGTAGAAGTCTTCTCATAACATCTAGTACCGTCGTTTTGCGTATCATGTTAACCTGACATTGACAAAATGTGGATCCAATAGTTATGAAATGAATGTTTTAGCATTGTGATCCCAAAAGGCACAAATGTAACTAGTTTCCTTAATTCTTGTGATGAAGCATCCCAAATTGTAGTCCACACTCAACAGTTAAACACAACTAACTAGAGAGTCCATAAAATGTTACAaaatgtgaaaaaaaaaacatgccaCATGAACCAATGTAACAGGCTAACAGCTGAGGAAGAGGTCATCAAATTACCTGCCGTTCAACGGTCAATGGAGTGTAACCTGTCATCAGAAAATGACACCTTGGTGTGGGGATCAAGGAGGCAAGAAGACCAACCAGGTCATTGTTCATATATCCAGGGTACCTCAAAGTAGTTGTGCTTGCAGACATAACTGTGGAGACCAAAGAGTTTGTCTGTGCAAAAGTAGGATTTGATAGATGAAGACGCTCCACGGCAATCCTATTAAGAGCCGTATTGTCAAGAACAACCACACAGTCGGCATTCAGTGTCAGCCGCTTCAGAGTCAAAAGCGAGTTGTAAGGTTGGACGACAACATCACTTGTTTCCATCTGATTGGGGAAGACACTATATGTCTGCACAAGCTTTTTACTGTATCGATCATTCAATGTCTCCAACAGATAAGAACCCATACCTGAATTAACATTGGCAACAGGGACTAAATTACAAAAATGGTAGCAGAATAACTGTTAATGTTTCATGATAATAAGGCAGCATCCAAATGTACAGTGAGTCAAAGAAATACTCCGATTACAACACGCAATCATCAACAGAAAAGTGGCAGGTGAATAGCAAAATACTAAGGAACCTAATCAAATTATGATGGCCAATTTAACCAACCTGAACCAGTTCCACCAGCAATAGAGTGACAAAGGACAAAACCCTCAAGGCTGTCACTTCCATCTGCTTCTCTATCAACCATGTCCATGATATCATCAACAACTTGTTCACCCTATGAGAATATGAAAGCACATTTAAGTATTTGTTTCTAAAGCGCAAAAGGGTGGAATTGGCCTGGTTACATAACATATTGATCTACAAAGCCTACAATATTGGTTCACCCACTGGAAGCCTTAGGTGAAAAAGGAGAAATGTGGCACAGCTGTACCTGATGATACCCACTGGCCCAGTTGTTCCCAGCACCACCACCGTGCTCAGCGACAAATATGTTCTCATGGTTGTACAGATTCCTATACTCGCTGTTCTGAATTCCATTGATCACTCTTGGCTCCAGGTCAATAAGAAGAGACCTGGGTATGAAGTGCTGATCATCAGCCTGGTAAAAGAAGACGTCCTTCCTGTCACCACCCTGCAGGCAAATTTTAGAAATCAGAGTTGGCTGTATTTAATCCAACCACCACAATATCGAAGATCAATGGAAATGGCAGATACTACTGATGAAGCACAATTTGATAGCAGCTGCACTTTCCAGCAATCAGTATAACAAAGCACATGGAGCATGGGTGTTACATAATACATTATATCAAACTGTTCATTCAATTTCTTGTATGCACTTCTCGTTTATTCCAGCTAAATCTAACACTATACTCCTATACCAAAAGCCACTTAAACACTAATCCCTATTGATTGGATAAAGGATACTATGTCAAATTTAAAGACAAGCTAACCCCAGTACCAAACCTCCAATACCAATTGAAATATCCGAAATTCTCTCGTAGGACTTGAGCTGTTAAGCATGACCTATCGAAATTCTAGCTCCAATGacctaaaaaaaaagaaattctaGCTCCAATTGAGGTCCAGACTCCAGAGACAAACTACCAAACCTCGCCTCAGTAAACCCTGAAACCTAAACGAACCTCCGCGCCATATCCATGAACCGCACAGATCAGGCCACTGGCAGCGCTGATCTCGAGCGGCCACCCGCAGAAACGTCAACCGCCGGGCACACCGCAGCCAGCCCGTGACGAGAGGAGGGATGGGGCGCGCGACGCACCTGGGTGGCGAAGTCCTCGAGGAGTCCGTCCTTGCCGATGCCGTGCTCGAGGCAGAGCTGCTTCCAGAACTCCATCCCGATCTGGTTCCCGCATTGCCCCACCTGGATCGTGATGATCTCGCGCGGCATTTTGCCcccctgctccggcggcggcggcggcgaaggcgggtAGGGTTAGGGTTGCTGCGAGGCTAGGGTAGGCCGGGGACGAGACCGGAGGGAGccccgccggcagcggcggcggcaggctagggttttgggtttGCTTGGTTTGGACGCGAGCGTGCACCAACTGTGAGTGAGATTTGTGGGGGGTGGGCGCGGGAGAGGTGACGAGGCGAGAGAGACGGAGGAGAAGCGGAGGAATGAAATGGGCGGAAATTTTCGAATTTCCAGGGGTTTTAGGGGTGGCACCGCAAGCAAAGTGATTTCTGCAGTTTGGCGCTTCAGCAATACTCGCGCGTTTATCTCAGCATAAAAAGCCTTCTTTTTGAAAAAGACACAACAAGTTTTAGATAATTCGAAGGGAACATCATTTGGATGGTTAGTAGGAAGGCTCATCTAGATAATCTATGGTGATTTATATCatatagagtaaaatgcactgggggtctTTAAACTAGTTGCCCTGTTCtatttaggtccatgaacttcgaaaatgcatttataggtccacaatctattcaagtgtgttacttgaggtccaaaacacATATGACCAGTGTTGACCGCCTACGTGGACCGCCACGTCCGATCCACGTGGCTGCTGGGCGCCACGCGTGCTCcaccctcccccctctctctttctctctctccccgttctccccctgcaccgcgcctccgcctcctatttctagccggcgccgccccctctctcccccctgcgctgccggcgaggcgagccgcggcggaggggccgGAGCCCCGGCGAGGTGTggctggcggcggagcaggccAGGACGGCGCTCAGTCGGCCGCGGTGGGGCAAcgtcgcaggcggcggcggggagctccgACATCCTCGTCCTCGCAGGCGGCGGCCCCCCTCGAGTTCGGCCACGGCTCCTCTCGTCGACGGTGGCAGTGGCACCGCGCGCGGGCCGGCGCTGGCCCCTGCCCCCAGGCGGCGGAGCcgcctgtaaggatcaccggggtgtccgaccctagaaggggagggggtgaatagggtcgctaatcgcttttctatcctagggctcaatctaattgcttaagataaacctaacacgtcctacacatgctagttatgactaaggtttatctatgctaccctctacttaccccaaaagacttgcaacctatagccaatcctaatcaaactaactaggaaagtaaaggtaagcaagaaagagtaaatgcggaaacgtaatgcggtaagtaaagcggtaagggagaggatatgcaaactcccgtgaagacaccaagacacacgatttaacgtggttcggttaggacaccaaagtccctccctacgtccacggccacttgctcacaaagaacaagtgggatgccgagtctcttcgcttgatcaccgtcttgccacgcctccaaggctcccgacaagcaaaggctaagtgacgccaagtcacaaagacgaggtcaccgccaccgtctatctcgaagcgtcaccacggcaccgtcttcactatcttggagctttaacaccaagtaggggcctccttccccgcacaaagtgtcgttgccactccacaccaagtcggagggtcacacgacgagtacacaagttgcttgccgcagcaagactttctctcaagctagttctctcaagaattaagcctaaacaagcactaagcactctcacaagtgtgcttaagcctatatgatgtacaatgaagctctatggtggttggagatgatctttagctcttgtatacttccttgaactccagcacactcaaatggtgcggccttgggggtatatataggcagcacaagcaaatatagccgttggagaaaagctgccagaaatgtgcttaacaccggttaatccgatgctccccaaatcgccatcgtcggtttaaccggtgatactaaactgcccactgaaaactagccgttacgtgtacgggcaatcaaccgacgcaatcgaccggtgtatgtaatgttatcgtcggtttaaccggtgagtgcaactgtcctctgatccttgaaaaacaaactctctggacaactgcaccgacgccattaaccggtgcatcatcggttcatccgatgtatgcattttccttggtctgcttctgccattgcaccgacgtattcaaacttcctatcgtcggttcatccggtgccaaaccctagcccgcaggccatctctgtcattgcaccgatgagtacattttgccttacgtcggttcatccggtgatactaaaactcccagacgtgctcaagtcaatgcaccgacgtgtgtaatttgcttggcgtcggttcaaccggtgacttgatttcttttaggtttcagggcgctgccctgagacccgcgaggggcggctccccctcgacccccgtccgctaaccgggtagccgaacccccgtaggggcggcccttcgggcctagcttcgcctctcttctctttgtcatcacttgaacctaaaagcctgagtatatcatctaagcaaacacattagttcaagtgttgcgtgtgtcatcaatcgccaaaacattatattgaaatatggcatgagaggccattttcgctacaccgcCCCTGCCACCCGGCCCTCCCTTGCTCGGCGGGTCCTCGCGGCGGCCACAGGTCCTCGTGGATCTGCGGCTGTGGCtgcccctcctccctcacctGCATGTGGCGCGGCCtgcctgcgcgcggcggcgcggccctcctcctcctcgcgggcGCCCCTGGAGGTCGCCGCTGCCCGCTGCCTTCTCACCGCCGgcttcccctgctccctccatcgCCGAGCTGCGTCGCCCTGTCCCCTGCATCCCCCGCTGGCGAGGATAGGCGGCCTTGGCGAGGCAAGGCAGAGCGGCCGCGGCGAACGTGCTTCCCTCCCCTGCTTCTCCTCCCCTGTGGCGGCGGAgcgtggcggggcggcggcggagcgcggcgagcgAGCCGAGCATGGGCGCGGGGCACGGAGGCCGACGCGGGGCGCCACGTCGACCGATAGCGTGCAGATGGCAGACTCGCGGCCAGGGTGCGGCGACCGGCCGGGGCAGGCGAGCGGGGCCGGCGCGACGCGGAGCAGTTGGGGCCGGCGCGGGAGAacgggggggagagagagaggggggagggtgGAGCACGCGTGGCGCCCAGTAGCCACGTGGATCGGACGTGGCGGTCCACGTAGGCGGTCAACACTGGTCATATgtgttttggacctcaagtgacacacttgaatagattgtggacctataaatgcattttcgaagttcatggacctaaacagaacatgtcaactagtttaaggaccccagtgcattttactctatcaTATATGTTGGGTAGGTCAAGCAGCATTTCCAATCTATTCTGACAAACCACATGTTCAATGTGAGAATATCCTGCTATTTAAGGTACATTTTTCAATCTATTATTATGCGTACAGGACAATTGCCATGGCCACTCTGTTGGTTAATGACATGATTAGGCGAAACCGGCATGCAAAATTGCAAATACCTCTTTATGAAGCAATAACACAAGAAATTTGTTGTGTTTGTAAATGAAAAAGAATTGCATAGCCAGTTGTTTCTCAGTAGTAAAATCGACAGTTTTCGGAGTCATCAAACTCTTAGATTTCTCAAAATTGACCTTCAAAATCAGTCATAAGCTGAAACAAACAGTGGCATCATTGTCGCAGTAAAAGTGCCTCGCGTTAGTCAGGTCAACGCGAACCCACCACAATACATCGACGTTTTGGATCGTAGCACACCAGACTGGAAATCGATTATTTCAAACAAGCTGATTAGTCTCGGCACTTGCAGCTTACAGGATAACCAACAAAGAATGAAGCCAACAAAAAGCCACCCCATTGCTAACTAGCACAAACCCTTCACATATATCGGACTGCCAAAAATATGCTCACGCATTTCAGATCCTGATGAAGATGGAGTTTCTTTCCTCGAATCTATAGCCAGCAGATGTTAAGGTACAACACCACTTGTTGAACGAACTACCGTTTTTCATCTCGTTTCGGGGAAGATAGCAAAGCCGTGATGAAGCTGAGGACCTTCAGCAGTGGTTGGGGTGGCTGGCTCGGCTTGCTGTCCGGCACTTCTCTAGGCTGCAACTGGTTCATTTACAGAATGAGAAACACCTGAATTAACCTGTTGGAAAGAGAAGCCAATGCTAGCAGTTGTTCAGATTCAGGGGGAAAGAAATACAAATGTACAAAGAAGTGAGACATTGATGTGCATACCTTGGCAGCTTTGAAAAGTTCATCCAGGACCTCGGACAACGTGGGGTGCGCATGAACAGCAAACTTGATGTCCTGCGTGATGGAAAAGATTATGAGCTGATTCAAGCAATTGTTGGAGCTCTATACATGATGTTATCTGACAAAGGAAGATGCAAGGTTATAACAAGAATAAATTGTCAAAAACACTCACTTGGACACGAGTTCCTAGGGCGATGGCGTTTGACGCCTCATGGATGAGATCAGCAGCGTGCAAACCCAAAATGTGAACCCCAAGAATTTCGCCCGTGTCAGATCGGTAAATCAACTGCAGAGAGTAGCACATGTTGTCTAGTACGAACTATGTGGCACAATTGCAAACTCTGAAGGAATGATGTCGCAAGCATAATTACCTTGGCAATCCCATCACCCTCATTTTCTGCCAAAGCTTTAGTGTTAGCCTTAAAGCTGGTCTTAACCACACTTATCTCAAATCCTTCTTTGTCGGCTTGTTCTCTGGCTTGTGGCTAAGAAAGTATCAAAAACAGTGTTAAGCAACTTTTAAGATTTCGTCCATTTATATACTCTGAGAAGCAATGCTCAAATATTAACAGTTAAGTTAAACAATGTCAAAACATTCAGCTGTTGAAATTTGTATGCATTGATTCAAGGGAATACATGAAATAGACGAGATTAATAAATAATAACCAAAATAAGAAGATAAAAAACTTGACTTACCTCTGTCAGTCCAACCATACTGATCTCTGGATGAGTGAAACAAGCAGCTGGGATGCTTAAATGATTTAGGATGTGGTCCCTTCCAGAGATTTGCTCAACAACTACATTCGAATAGGAATTCAATATCAAGGGAGTACACCATAAGCTTGCTCCaagaaacaaaacaagaaaATGGATTGAAAATTCTCAAGTACCTGAAATTCCTTGTGCACTGGCAGCATGGGCAAGCATGAGCTTGCCATTGGCATCTCCAATGCAATATAAATTGGGTACCTATATATAATATTATATGTTAGTTACAAGTCTTGGAGACTCACTTTTTCTCAAGAAAGAAAGTATCACAACAAATTTTGCAACATACcacattgccatctgcatccaTGACTCGCATCCGTTCATCAACAGGTACAAAACCACGCTGCGTAACAACATTGATCTGAAGAGAAGGTAAATAAGCTTCACCATTCTTACATTTAAACTGGACCATATGATCTGGTAGAAAATAGATTCAAGTTTCTGACACTCACATTTTCCAAGCCAAGCCCTTTGGTGAATGGCGCCCTTCCTGTGGCAATAAGGGCAGCATCCACCTATACACACGAATTCCAACCTCCATGATAAGCTATTGTATTTTGCTTACAAAGAATCAAACAGCAACTTCGCAAGCTAGCAGAAATGTTGTATATGTGCACTCCAATCAGATTGAGACTGCACGAGGTAATCAGATTGAACAAAGCGTGCTCTCGATGCTCCCGCAGTTGACTCATTTCCCGACGTTCTTGTTGCGGCTTAGCACATTGTTGTTTTGATGACTAAATGTAAGGCCATATTTACCAAGTGATTATCATGAGAACATCTAAGTAGAACATTAACTAAAGTATCAATATGAGATTAAAAAATTAACTACTTGATTACAAAGCTGGTAGCAAGTAATTGTTACAATACTCTGTGCTGAATACATGTGGTGGGTATAGGACCTACAGGAAGCATTCGCTCAGTAAAGCCATGCAGCTCAAGACAATAAGATAATAAAAGAGTATGTGTATTTTACTGCTGTACCACAACAaagacaacaacaacaacaacaacaacaacaacaacaacaacatagccttttttcccaagcaagttggggtaggctagagatgaaacccgaaagaaataagttcaaggttcaggcacattgatagctagtctccaagcgctcctatccagagctatctctttagaaatattccaatccttaaggtctctcttaaccgactcatcccacgtcagtttaggtctacctctacccctctttacattatcgacccgctcaagaaccccattacgcaccggcgcctcaggaaaGACAGGGCTCAAAAATACAAATTCCAAAACAATCCAGAAGAACAAAGAACAAAACAAGGTGTCAAAGGTATTAAAAATGTAACTTACCTCAAGGGTTTCTTTGTGCTCCTTTGTCTTGGCATCAATGAGCTCTATGAGCACAGGTTTTCCATCCTTTGCTGGAGTAATCTAGAGAAAAATCCACAGAGCATTGGATGTATAGATTATTCAACAAAGTCATAAGAATCTTCAATACTTTGAGAAGGCAATATTAAAAGGTGAAGCTAACCTTGCTTGCAAAAACACCAGTGTGATAGTCGATTTTCCGAGGATTAATAAGAACTCTCTGTGCTAATTTTGCAATTTCAGGATCAAATCCCGGCATCAGCTGGTCAAGAGCTTCAACAAAAGTGACCTGCCGAATATTCAATTGAGTAAATTCAGGTGACAAAACAATTGATTACAACCACATCAACAGGCAACTGCAGATTATTTGTCAGGAGTATTAAAGAATCTGTTCAGTTTATTTGAATCCTTGAGCATTTACTTTAGAATGTTGGAGTCGTACTTTGCATGACAGTCAAACAATTTGTGCTGACAACATGAAATTCAGAGAGAACGACAGCAGGTATTTAGGGCACCAGTACTCTGGGCACCTTTTGTTATTTATCTAGTGCTGGGGACCATGGTTCTAGGAAAGTAACATGATCTAAAAACAATTTCATGCCCCAAATATATCTAGTGCAACCACTTCTAACATACCTCACTTCCTAGAGCTGTGTATACATCACTGAACTCAAGTCCAATGTAACCACTTCCAACAATAGCTATCCAGTCTGGAACTGACTCAAGCTTAAGGGCGTGATCACTAGTAAATACAGTTTTCCCTGCACAAAATCACCCCAACAGACTTTTGTGAGAACAAACAAAATATGGAAAGTAAACAAAAATATCTTACACTAGCTAATACACTGCACCTGCAACGGAGAATGCAACAGATTGCTCCATCACTAATGTGGTAATTATTTTCTAGGCTTGTTTGTGATGTGAAAAAGGTAGTAAGAGTGACAACAGCATGGCCACACATTAGATATCTTACAATAGATACTATCGAAATCCCCTTAGTTCAACAAATGAAAATCTCTACAAACTGGCATATCCATATGGACATTCAAGCCCTAACAAATAGCACTTCTTTGCTTTTGTCTCCGGTGATTCCAGATCCAACCTAAATAAGTGTGGTGAGATACGATTCTCATGCTGCAGTTGATATAACAGTTGGGTTCTAACAGTGATGTTACACAATGGCTATACTTGAACTAAACTAACGGACAAGGAAAACATGATTACACATAACTCTGAAATCTGAATAACATTTTCCTTTGAATTAACGTGAGCTACCGGAAAGTTATGAAAGCAGAGTAGTGCCTAAAGTCACAAGGTGAATGAAAAATGATCACACTACACTTTATAAGTGTATCTAGCATATGAATGTTCCCAGTGAGTATTTAAGTTTAACATAACT containing:
- the LOC120667256 gene encoding tubulin gamma-2 chain isoform X1: MPREIITIQVGQCGNQIGMEFWKQLCLEHGIGKDGLLEDFATQGGDRKDVFFYQADDQHFIPRSLLIDLEPRVINGIQNSEYRNLYNHENIFVAEHGGGAGNNWASGYHQGEQVVDDIMDMVDREADGSDSLEGFVLCHSIAGGTGSGMGSYLLETLNDRYSKKLVQTYSVFPNQMETSDVVVQPYNSLLTLKRLTLNADCVVVLDNTALNRIAVERLHLSNPTFAQTNSLVSTVMSASTTTLRYPGYMNNDLVGLLASLIPTPRCHFLMTGYTPLTVERQVNMIRKTTVLDVMRRLLQTKNIMVSSYARTKEASQAKYISILNIIQGEVDPTQVHESLQRIRERKLVNFIDWAPASIQVALSRKSPYVQTTHRVSGLMLANHTSIRHLFSKCLGQYEKLRKKQAFLDNYRKFPMFADNDLSEFDESREIIESLVDEYKACESPDYIKWGMEQDTGEANVAAALDSKLVV
- the LOC120667258 gene encoding dihydrolipoyl dehydrogenase 2, chloroplastic-like isoform X1: MQSTASASVSASAIASGGGARSEAARRPGGLRVRGFRGEALACPSLRISQAPARLAVARAAAATNGSVAGSGGFDYDLVIIGAGVGGHGAALHAVEEGLKTAIIEGDVVGGTCVNRGCVPSKALLAVSGRMRELHDEHHMKSLGLQVSSTGYDRQAVADHANNLASKIRSNLTNSMKALGVDILTGVGTIVGKQKVRYGKVGFPDKEITARNIIIATGSTPFVPKGIEIDGKTVFTSDHALKLESVPDWIAIVGSGYIGLEFSDVYTALGSEVTFVEALDQLMPGFDPEIAKLAQRVLINPRKIDYHTGVFASKITPAKDGKPVLIELIDAKTKEHKETLEVDAALIATGRAPFTKGLGLENINVVTQRGFVPVDERMRVMDADGNVVPNLYCIGDANGKLMLAHAASAQGISVVEQISGRDHILNHLSIPAACFTHPEISMVGLTEPQAREQADKEGFEISVVKTSFKANTKALAENEGDGIAKLIYRSDTGEILGVHILGLHAADLIHEASNAIALGTRVQDIKFAVHAHPTLSEVLDELFKAAKLQPREVPDSKPSQPPQPLLKVLSFITALLSSPKRDEKR
- the LOC120667256 gene encoding tubulin gamma-2 chain isoform X2 codes for the protein MPREIITIQVGQCGNQIGMEFWKQLCLEHGIGKDGLLEDFATQGGDRKDVFFYQADDQHFIPRSLLIDLEPRVINGIQNSEYRNLYNHENIFVAEHGGGAGNNWASGYHQGEQVVDDIMDMVDREADGSDSLEGFVLCHSIAGGTGSGMGSYLLETLNDRYSKKLVQTYSVFPNQMETSDVVVQPYNSLLTLKRLTLNADCVVVLDNTALNRIAVERLHLSNPTFAQTNSLVSTVMSASTTTLRYPGYMNNDLVGLLASLIPTPRCHFLMTGYTPLTVERQVNMIRKTTVLDVMRRLLQTKNIMVSSYARTKEASQAKYISILNIIQGEVDPTQVHESLQRIRERKLVNFIDWAPASIQVALSRKSPYVQTTHRVSGLMLANHTSIRHLFSKCLGQYEKLRKKQAFLDNYRKFPMFADNDLSEFDESREIIESLVDEYKACESPDYIKWGMEDTGEANVAAALDSKLVV
- the LOC120667258 gene encoding dihydrolipoyl dehydrogenase 1, chloroplastic-like isoform X2, coding for MQSTASASVSASAIASGGGARSEAARRPGGLRVRGFRGEALACPSLRISQAPARLAVARAAAATNGSVAGSGGFDYDLVIIGAGVGGHGAALHAVEEGLKTAIIEGDVVGGTCVNRGCVPSKALLAVSGRMRELHDEHHMKSLGLQVSSTGYDRQAVADHANNLASKIRSNLTNSMKALGVDILTGVGTIVGKQKVRYGKVGFPDKEITARNIIIATGSTPFVPKGIEIDGKTVFTSDHALKLESVPDWIAIVGSGYIGLEFSDVYTALGSEVTFVEALDQLMPGFDPEIAKLAQRVLINPRKIDYHTGVFASKITPAKDGKPVLIELIDAKTKEHKETLEVDAALIATGRAPFTKGLGLENINVVTQRGFVPVDERMRVMDADGNVVPNLYCIGDANGKLMLAHAASAQGISVVEQISGRDHILNHLSIPAACFTHPEISMVGLTEPQAREQADKEGFEISVVKTSFKANTKALAENEGDGIAKLIYRSDTGEILGVHILGLHAADLIHEASNAIALGTRVQDIKFAVHAHPTLSEVLDELFKAAKVNSGVSHSVNEPVAA